The Microbacterium maritypicum genome contains a region encoding:
- a CDS encoding MFS transporter, which produces MGASEDRARKRLSRTPPKWAIVAVLAFAGLCSSFMFTLVVPLQAELPQLLNASREDTTWVVTITLLVAAVATPISGRLGDMYGKRRVVIALLAILILGSVIAAVSGSIVGVIIGRALQGAVTGVVPLGIAIMRDVLPPERLGTAVALMSATMGVGGAIGMPVAALLAQNADWHMLFWLAAALGVVGLVLVLAVIPEDVLRSPGRLDVIGAIGLAIGLTGVLLFVSRGAQWGWTSPLTLACILGGLAVLLVWGWYQLRTKDPLLDLRVAARPAVLFTNIAAIGMGFALFASNVTFPQLLEAPSIGGGFGLDMVAASLVIMPAGLVMMVISPLSGWLERTVGPRPLFTVGATAIVLAYVFVLLWSSEVWHVLVANLLIGVGIGFTFAAMPMIIMRSVPANETGASNGLNALFRSIGTSGASAVMGGVLAAMSIDIDGVAVPTRAAFEVCFWLAIAAGVIAMVLSLFIPKQRASEQHPSLPG; this is translated from the coding sequence GTGGGTGCGAGCGAGGACAGAGCCAGGAAACGTCTCTCCCGGACCCCACCCAAGTGGGCGATCGTCGCCGTGCTCGCCTTCGCGGGCCTGTGCTCCTCTTTCATGTTCACGCTCGTCGTCCCGCTGCAGGCCGAGCTCCCGCAGCTGCTGAACGCCTCCCGCGAGGACACCACCTGGGTCGTCACCATCACGCTGCTCGTCGCCGCCGTCGCCACCCCCATCTCGGGCCGGCTGGGCGATATGTACGGCAAGCGCCGGGTCGTGATCGCGCTGCTCGCGATCCTGATCCTCGGCTCCGTGATCGCCGCGGTCTCCGGTTCGATCGTCGGAGTCATCATCGGTCGCGCACTCCAGGGTGCGGTGACGGGGGTCGTCCCGCTCGGCATCGCCATCATGCGCGACGTGCTGCCTCCGGAACGACTCGGCACCGCCGTGGCCCTCATGAGCGCCACCATGGGTGTCGGCGGAGCGATCGGCATGCCGGTCGCCGCCCTCCTCGCCCAGAACGCCGACTGGCACATGCTCTTCTGGCTCGCGGCAGCCCTCGGCGTCGTCGGCCTCGTCCTCGTGCTGGCGGTGATCCCCGAAGACGTGCTGCGCTCCCCCGGCCGCCTCGACGTGATCGGCGCCATCGGCCTCGCGATCGGCCTCACCGGCGTCCTGCTCTTCGTCTCCCGAGGTGCGCAGTGGGGCTGGACCTCGCCGCTGACCCTCGCCTGCATCCTCGGCGGACTCGCGGTACTGCTGGTGTGGGGCTGGTATCAGCTGCGCACCAAGGATCCTCTGCTCGACCTCCGGGTCGCCGCGCGACCCGCCGTGCTCTTCACGAACATCGCTGCGATCGGCATGGGATTCGCGCTCTTCGCCTCGAACGTCACGTTCCCGCAGCTGCTCGAAGCTCCGTCGATCGGCGGGGGCTTCGGCCTCGACATGGTCGCCGCGTCGCTCGTGATCATGCCTGCGGGCCTCGTGATGATGGTGATCTCGCCGCTCTCCGGCTGGCTGGAGCGCACCGTGGGTCCGCGCCCGCTGTTCACGGTCGGCGCCACCGCGATCGTGCTCGCCTACGTCTTCGTGCTGCTGTGGTCTTCCGAGGTGTGGCACGTCCTCGTCGCGAACCTGCTGATCGGCGTGGGCATCGGGTTCACGTTCGCCGCGATGCCGATGATCATCATGCGCTCGGTCCCGGCCAACGAGACCGGCGCATCGAACGGCCTGAACGCGCTGTTCCGCTCGATCGGAACGTCGGGAGCCTCGGCCGTGATGGGCGGCGTGCTCGCCGCGATGAGCATCGACATCGACGGCGTGGCCGTGCCCACCAGGGCCGCTTTCGAGGTGTGCTTCTGGCTCGCGATCGCCGCCGGGGTGATCGCGATGGTGCTGTCGCTGTTCATCCCGAAGCAGCGCGCGTCCGAGCAGCATCCGTCGCTGCCGGGGTGA
- a CDS encoding GNAT family N-acetyltransferase → MRTIRDLDTVELILDAQGLLDSIRGPQRVVDAGTLRALQQSGNYVVGFFDGEGDEERMVGASIAFFGEPARRAMHSHITALLPEYRGRGWGRELKEHQRQWAFSRDVGRITWVFDPLVARNAHFFFTVLGARATGYSVNRYGIFGGGDAGDESDRLDVEWALADIAKPPADDAVVETLAIPADIEALRESDPAAAHEWRLRLRAQMEGLLGSGLRIAGYDTARGYLFTA, encoded by the coding sequence GTGCGAACCATCCGTGACCTCGACACCGTTGAACTCATCCTCGACGCCCAGGGCCTGCTCGACTCCATCCGGGGTCCGCAGCGCGTGGTGGATGCCGGAACCCTGCGCGCCCTGCAGCAGTCGGGCAACTACGTCGTCGGCTTCTTCGACGGCGAGGGTGACGAGGAGCGCATGGTCGGCGCGTCGATCGCGTTCTTCGGCGAGCCCGCCCGCCGTGCGATGCACTCCCATATCACCGCGCTGCTGCCCGAGTACCGCGGTCGCGGCTGGGGTCGCGAGCTCAAGGAGCACCAGCGGCAGTGGGCCTTCTCCCGAGACGTCGGCCGCATCACGTGGGTCTTCGATCCGCTCGTGGCACGCAACGCCCACTTCTTCTTCACCGTGCTGGGCGCCCGTGCGACCGGCTACTCGGTGAACCGCTACGGCATCTTCGGCGGCGGCGACGCGGGCGATGAGAGCGACCGACTCGATGTCGAGTGGGCGCTCGCCGACATCGCCAAGCCCCCGGCCGATGACGCGGTCGTGGAGACTCTGGCCATCCCCGCCGACATCGAGGCGCTGCGCGAGTCCGACCCGGCAGCCGCCCACGAGTGGCGTCTGCGTCTGCGGGCGCAGATGGAGGGCCTGCTCGGCAGCGGGTTGCGCATCGCCGGCTACGACACCGCGCGGGGCTACCTCTTCACCGCGTGA
- a CDS encoding peptide MFS transporter codes for MSTAARTPRTRDDDTRFFGQPWALVHIFGVEMWERFSFYGMQGILLIYLYYSVTQGGLGIPEAVAGGIVGAYGGSVYLSTILGAWLADRLFGSERVLFVSAMVIVAGHLALAFLPGAVGVGVGLVLVALGSGGLKANATSVVGSLYSAEDPRRDAGFSLFYLGINLGAFLGPILTGILQSSLGFHYGFGLAAIGMTLGLIQYSFGRKALPASAREVPNPLPKSRYGLVGLIAGAAIVAIAVLVLTGVIRADNLATLVIVVTIVAAVAYFSVILGSRRIDATERSRVWAFLPLFITSVAFWSLYQQQFTVLTIYSDQRLDRNLFGWEMPVSWVQSINPVFIIILSGVFAAIWTRLGKRQPSTPVKFALAAIIMGSAFLLFLPFAGGGANSTPLLAIVGILFVFTVAELLISPVGLSAATKLAPTVFRTQMVALFFLSIALGTAISGELVRFYDPTDEVPFFSILGGIAIVVGIGLLLSVKPVLKLMRGVR; via the coding sequence ATGAGCACTGCAGCGCGAACACCGCGGACCCGCGACGACGACACCCGTTTCTTCGGGCAACCGTGGGCCCTGGTGCACATCTTCGGCGTGGAGATGTGGGAGCGCTTCAGCTTCTACGGCATGCAGGGCATCCTGCTCATCTACCTGTACTACTCGGTCACACAGGGCGGCCTCGGCATCCCCGAGGCGGTCGCGGGCGGCATCGTCGGTGCCTACGGGGGCTCGGTCTACCTGTCGACGATCCTCGGCGCCTGGCTCGCCGACCGACTGTTCGGCTCCGAGCGGGTGCTGTTCGTCAGCGCGATGGTGATCGTGGCCGGTCACCTGGCTCTCGCGTTCCTGCCTGGCGCCGTCGGGGTGGGCGTCGGTCTGGTGCTCGTCGCATTGGGCTCCGGCGGACTCAAGGCGAACGCGACCTCGGTCGTCGGCAGCCTCTACAGCGCGGAAGATCCCCGGCGGGATGCCGGCTTCTCGCTCTTCTACCTGGGCATCAACCTCGGCGCGTTCCTCGGACCGATCCTCACCGGCATCCTGCAGTCGTCTCTCGGATTCCACTACGGCTTCGGGCTCGCCGCCATCGGCATGACCCTGGGACTCATCCAGTACTCGTTCGGCCGCAAGGCCCTTCCCGCCTCGGCACGGGAGGTGCCCAACCCGCTTCCGAAGTCCCGCTACGGCCTGGTCGGGCTCATCGCCGGCGCCGCGATCGTGGCCATCGCCGTCCTGGTGCTCACCGGTGTGATCCGCGCAGACAATCTGGCCACCCTGGTGATCGTCGTCACGATCGTCGCCGCGGTCGCGTACTTCTCGGTGATCCTCGGCAGCCGTCGCATCGACGCCACCGAGCGATCGCGGGTGTGGGCCTTCCTGCCGCTGTTCATCACCAGCGTCGCGTTCTGGTCGCTGTACCAGCAGCAGTTCACGGTGCTGACGATCTACTCGGACCAGCGCCTGGATCGGAATCTGTTCGGATGGGAGATGCCGGTGTCCTGGGTGCAGTCGATCAACCCGGTGTTCATCATCATCCTGTCCGGCGTCTTCGCGGCGATCTGGACCCGCTTGGGAAAGCGTCAGCCCTCGACGCCCGTGAAGTTCGCTCTGGCGGCGATCATCATGGGATCGGCGTTCCTGCTCTTCCTGCCGTTCGCCGGCGGAGGGGCGAACTCCACGCCGCTGCTGGCCATCGTCGGGATCCTCTTCGTGTTCACGGTCGCCGAGCTGCTCATCTCGCCGGTCGGCCTGTCGGCGGCCACCAAGCTCGCACCGACGGTGTTCCGCACGCAGATGGTCGCGCTCTTCTTCCTGTCGATCGCGCTCGGCACCGCCATCTCGGGCGAGCTCGTCCGGTTCTACGATCCGACCGACGAGGTGCCGTTCTTCTCGATCCTCGGGGGCATCGCCATCGTGGTCGGCATCGGACTGCTGCTGAGCGTCAAGCCCGTGTTGAAGCTCATGCGCGGAGTGCGCTGA
- a CDS encoding glycine--tRNA ligase — MAEQSRLDKVIALARHRGFVFQAGEIYGGSRSAWDYGPLGTELKENIRRQWWQTFVRGRGDMVGLDSSIILPKRVWEASGHVATFTDPLVECLQCHKRFRADNLIEDFEARKGRKAENGLADIPCPNCGTKGQYTEPKAFSGLVKTYLGVVDDESGLYFLRPETAQGIFVNFSNVLTASRKKPPFGIGQVGKAFRNEITPGNFIFRTREFEQMEIEFFTPPAEAQEWFEHWVEACWNWFIDLGIDPENMRQFDVPEDDRAHYSAGTIDVEYKFGFAGKEWGELMGVANRTDYDLSSHSEASGQSLTYFDQATGERYTPYVIEPSFGLTRAMMAFLVDAYREEQVPNAKGGTDVRTVLKLDPRLAPVKAAVLPLSRNENLSPLAREVADTLRSSWAVDFDDAGAIGRRYRRQDEIGTPFCVTVDFDSLDDRAVTVRDRDTMAQERVSIDELHAYLAERLRGA; from the coding sequence ATGGCCGAACAGTCCCGCCTCGACAAGGTCATCGCCCTCGCCCGCCACCGCGGGTTCGTGTTCCAAGCGGGTGAGATCTACGGCGGTTCCCGGTCGGCCTGGGACTACGGCCCCCTCGGCACCGAGCTCAAGGAGAACATCCGCCGCCAGTGGTGGCAGACGTTCGTGCGCGGCCGCGGCGACATGGTGGGGCTGGACTCCAGCATCATCCTGCCCAAGCGCGTCTGGGAGGCGTCGGGTCACGTCGCGACCTTCACCGATCCGCTGGTCGAGTGCCTGCAGTGTCACAAGCGCTTCCGCGCCGACAACCTGATCGAGGACTTCGAGGCGCGCAAGGGCCGCAAGGCCGAGAACGGGCTCGCCGACATCCCCTGCCCGAACTGCGGCACCAAGGGGCAGTACACCGAGCCCAAGGCCTTCTCCGGTCTGGTGAAGACCTACCTCGGCGTCGTCGACGACGAGTCGGGCCTCTACTTCCTGCGCCCCGAGACCGCGCAGGGCATCTTCGTGAACTTCTCGAACGTGCTCACCGCCAGCCGCAAGAAGCCGCCGTTCGGCATCGGCCAGGTCGGCAAGGCGTTCCGCAACGAGATCACGCCGGGTAACTTCATCTTCCGCACCCGCGAGTTCGAGCAGATGGAGATCGAGTTCTTTACGCCGCCCGCCGAGGCGCAGGAGTGGTTCGAGCACTGGGTCGAGGCGTGCTGGAACTGGTTCATCGACCTGGGCATCGACCCCGAGAACATGCGCCAGTTCGACGTGCCGGAAGACGACCGCGCGCACTACTCGGCCGGCACGATCGACGTCGAGTACAAGTTCGGCTTCGCGGGCAAGGAGTGGGGCGAGCTGATGGGCGTCGCCAACCGCACCGACTACGACCTCTCCAGCCACAGCGAAGCGTCCGGCCAGAGCCTGACGTACTTCGACCAGGCCACCGGCGAGCGCTACACCCCGTACGTGATCGAGCCGTCGTTCGGTCTCACGCGCGCGATGATGGCTTTCCTCGTCGACGCGTACCGCGAGGAGCAGGTGCCCAACGCCAAGGGCGGCACCGACGTGCGCACCGTGCTCAAGCTCGACCCGCGCCTCGCTCCGGTCAAGGCCGCCGTGCTGCCGCTGTCGCGCAACGAGAACCTCTCGCCTCTCGCTCGCGAGGTCGCCGACACGCTCCGCAGCTCCTGGGCCGTCGACTTCGACGACGCGGGGGCGATCGGCCGCCGCTACCGTCGCCAGGACGAGATCGGCACCCCGTTCTGCGTCACGGTCGACTTCGACTCGCTCGACGACCGTGCCGTCACGGTGCGCGACCGCGACACCATGGCGCAGGAGCGCGTGTCGATCGACGAGTTGCACGCGTACCTCGCGGAGCGCCTGCGCGGCGCCTGA
- a CDS encoding helix-turn-helix transcriptional regulator, protein MADPTARLLALLALLQTGPERSGSDLAARLGVSSRTVRHDVERLRDLGYPVDATRGSVGGYRLGAGGKLPPLLLDDEEAVAVTVGLRAAAGIAGVEEAGARALAKLEQVLPSHLRPTVDALRSSVDRAPENNDTDAPDPEVDAASLQAIARAIRDEEWLRFDYEGAPVLVEPYRLLTWVRRWYLVARDPQTDEWGTYRVDWMQLRMPTRRSFTPQPLPGGDYTAFAMRTIAVSGWIVHARLRIDAPAAAVLDRIHAAVGIVEPVDDEHCILVTGADSLDTVAAYIGMLMMDFTVESPPELLPRLQLLSERYARAVARS, encoded by the coding sequence ATGGCCGATCCGACCGCACGACTGCTCGCACTGCTGGCTCTGCTGCAGACCGGCCCCGAGCGCTCGGGAAGCGACCTCGCCGCCCGGCTCGGCGTCTCCTCCCGCACGGTGCGGCACGACGTCGAGCGGCTGCGCGACCTCGGCTACCCCGTCGACGCCACGCGAGGATCCGTCGGCGGCTACCGCCTCGGCGCCGGTGGCAAGCTCCCTCCGCTGCTGCTCGACGATGAGGAAGCCGTGGCCGTCACCGTGGGCCTGCGGGCCGCAGCCGGGATCGCCGGCGTCGAGGAGGCCGGAGCACGGGCGCTCGCCAAGCTCGAACAGGTATTGCCATCGCACCTGCGCCCCACGGTCGATGCGCTCCGCTCGAGCGTCGACCGCGCCCCGGAGAACAACGACACCGACGCCCCGGACCCCGAGGTCGACGCCGCGTCACTGCAGGCCATCGCACGTGCGATCCGCGACGAGGAGTGGCTGCGCTTCGACTACGAGGGCGCACCCGTGCTGGTCGAGCCGTACCGACTGCTCACCTGGGTGCGGCGCTGGTACCTGGTCGCACGCGATCCGCAGACCGACGAATGGGGCACGTACCGGGTCGACTGGATGCAGCTGCGGATGCCGACGCGACGCTCCTTCACGCCGCAGCCGCTGCCCGGGGGTGACTACACGGCCTTCGCCATGCGGACCATCGCCGTGAGCGGGTGGATCGTGCATGCCCGGCTGCGCATCGACGCGCCGGCTGCGGCCGTGCTCGACCGGATCCACGCTGCGGTCGGGATCGTCGAGCCGGTCGACGACGAGCACTGCATCCTCGTCACGGGTGCGGACAGCCTCGACACCGTCGCCGCCTACATCGGCATGCTGATGATGGACTTCACGGTCGAGAGCCCACCCGAGCTGCTCCCCCGCCTGCAGCTGCTCTCCGAGCGCTACGCGCGCGCCGTGGCGAGATCATGA
- a CDS encoding epoxide hydrolase family protein has product MDNTTLAFRPFTVSVSAAEVADLQDRLARTRLPQPSPTDDWDAGTPNSYLREAVAAWREFDWAAAQERINAVPHFTTEIDGQTIHFLHVRSAHEGATPLLLAHTYPGSSVDYLDVIDRLVDPVAHGGRAEDAFDVVIPDAPGYGFSQPLASAGWTTARVAAAYDRLMRGLGYDSYGIHGSDNGAMVARELGLLEPAGFLGLHVLQLFSFPSGDPAEFEKLEPADYAGLEHMQWFQSVGGYNTMNSSRPQTVSVGISDSPVGLLAYSELFNSFGNGTSLVPLEKILLEVSVNWFANAASGMNRSYLENARADAAADAAEDAGPRINAARTGVAVFADDFQTIRVFAERDNANIVHWSRFDEGGHFAALERPDLLADDIRAFFADVR; this is encoded by the coding sequence ATGGATAACACGACGCTCGCCTTCCGCCCCTTCACCGTCTCGGTCTCCGCCGCCGAGGTGGCCGATCTCCAGGATCGCCTCGCCCGCACCCGCCTTCCGCAGCCGTCGCCGACGGATGACTGGGATGCCGGCACTCCCAACTCCTACCTCCGCGAGGCCGTCGCCGCCTGGCGAGAGTTCGACTGGGCCGCAGCCCAGGAGCGGATCAACGCCGTCCCGCACTTCACCACCGAGATCGACGGCCAGACGATCCACTTCCTCCACGTGCGCTCGGCTCACGAGGGTGCGACGCCGCTGCTGCTCGCGCACACCTACCCCGGTTCGTCGGTCGACTACCTCGACGTGATCGATCGCCTCGTCGACCCCGTCGCGCACGGCGGCCGTGCCGAAGACGCGTTCGACGTCGTGATCCCGGATGCTCCGGGCTACGGCTTCTCGCAGCCGCTCGCCTCTGCCGGGTGGACAACGGCGCGGGTCGCGGCGGCCTATGACCGTCTGATGCGCGGGCTCGGCTACGACAGCTACGGCATCCACGGCTCGGACAACGGCGCCATGGTCGCGCGTGAGCTGGGCCTGCTCGAGCCTGCGGGCTTCCTCGGACTGCACGTGCTGCAGCTGTTCTCGTTCCCCTCGGGCGACCCGGCCGAGTTCGAGAAGCTCGAGCCCGCGGACTACGCCGGCCTCGAGCACATGCAGTGGTTCCAGTCGGTCGGCGGGTACAACACGATGAACTCTTCGCGCCCGCAGACCGTGTCGGTCGGGATCAGCGATTCCCCGGTCGGGCTGCTCGCCTACAGCGAGCTGTTCAACTCGTTCGGCAACGGCACCTCTCTGGTTCCGCTGGAGAAGATCCTGCTCGAGGTGAGTGTGAACTGGTTCGCGAACGCGGCATCCGGCATGAACCGCAGCTATCTGGAGAACGCCAGGGCCGACGCCGCGGCCGACGCCGCCGAGGATGCCGGGCCGCGGATCAACGCCGCACGCACGGGGGTCGCCGTGTTCGCGGACGACTTCCAGACGATCCGGGTCTTCGCCGAGCGCGACAACGCGAACATCGTGCACTGGAGCCGCTTCGATGAGGGCGGGCACTTTGCCGCTCTGGAGCGTCCCGACCTGCTCGCCGACGACATCCGGGCGTTCTTCGCCGACGTCCGCTGA
- a CDS encoding DUF1801 domain-containing protein — MKPTGDDVAGLIARSSPAVRRRDAETLTALMQEVTGREPQTWGTIIGFGSCHYRYPTGTEGDSGLLGFAPLKAATTIYLLDGVGAHTEALAKLGPHTTGVGCLYIKDLEQIDLDVLRGILERSLAWVEAGGTAEVQLTVTG, encoded by the coding sequence GTGAAGCCCACGGGAGACGACGTCGCCGGGCTCATCGCCCGCTCCTCCCCCGCCGTGCGCCGCAGGGACGCCGAGACGCTGACCGCGCTCATGCAGGAGGTCACCGGACGCGAACCGCAGACGTGGGGCACGATCATCGGGTTCGGCTCCTGCCACTACCGCTACCCGACAGGGACCGAAGGCGACAGCGGACTGCTCGGCTTCGCTCCACTCAAGGCCGCGACCACGATCTATCTGCTCGACGGGGTCGGCGCGCACACCGAAGCCCTGGCGAAGCTCGGACCGCACACCACGGGCGTCGGGTGCCTCTACATCAAGGACCTGGAGCAGATCGACCTCGACGTGCTGCGCGGCATCCTGGAACGCTCACTCGCCTGGGTCGAGGCGGGCGGCACCGCCGAGGTGCAGCTCACCGTCACGGGCTGA
- a CDS encoding HhH-GPD-type base excision DNA repair protein, with translation MALHITGDTAADELLTDNPLALLVGMLLDQQVPMETAFAGPLKIEQRTGATDAATIAHMAPDEFLEAFKQTPAVHRFPGSMATRVQTLCQTLVDDWDGDAAALWTEGDPSGPEVLKRLKALPGFGEQKAKIFLALLGKQYGFTGAGWREASAPYGEDGSYRSVADIVSPDSLAKVREHKKAMKAAAKAPK, from the coding sequence ATGGCCCTTCACATCACCGGAGACACCGCCGCCGACGAGCTGCTGACCGACAATCCGCTTGCCCTGCTGGTGGGGATGCTGCTGGACCAGCAGGTTCCGATGGAGACAGCGTTCGCCGGTCCGCTCAAGATCGAGCAGCGCACCGGCGCGACCGACGCCGCGACGATCGCCCACATGGCACCGGACGAGTTCCTCGAGGCGTTCAAGCAGACCCCCGCGGTGCACCGGTTCCCCGGGTCCATGGCGACGCGCGTGCAGACGCTGTGCCAGACCCTCGTCGACGACTGGGACGGCGATGCCGCAGCCCTGTGGACCGAGGGGGACCCGTCGGGGCCCGAGGTGCTGAAGCGACTGAAGGCCCTCCCCGGCTTCGGCGAGCAGAAGGCGAAGATCTTCCTCGCCCTCCTCGGCAAGCAGTACGGTTTCACGGGCGCGGGCTGGCGCGAGGCATCCGCTCCCTACGGCGAGGACGGCTCGTACCGGAGCGTCGCCGACATCGTCTCGCCCGACTCGCTCGCGAAGGTGCGCGAGCACAAGAAGGCGATGAAGGCCGCGGCGAAGGCCCCGAAGTGA
- a CDS encoding glutamyl-tRNA reductase: MLLCVTASHKTASFELLERLSRTPDDVAPTIVGMTPCVQGAVVLATCNRFEAYVEMDEPVTAAGAIGVEAVIEAVESATGISAADLDGAYTVHSGRRVAEHLFSVASGLESVVSGEGEIAGQVRRALKSARKDGTTSPELERLFQRASQAQRKVKNVTALGRAGRSLVRLALELADSRIADWSAERVLLVGTGAYAAVTLATLRERGAVNISVYSPSGRAEVFAAKHGIRPIAADEYARTAARSSLLITCTTATEPVLGPEHLQLPTGPAAAGCPVGAHRQLVVDLGMPRNVDPAIAGLEGVALLDLETIRLHAPLEELQATDAARSVVREAAETFHVVGARQSVTPSVVALRSHIFELLEREIDRARARGDEDGKVEQALRHLSGVLLHTPTVRAHELAAAGRADEFTAALAALYGIAPEADAADDAATA, encoded by the coding sequence GTGCTGCTGTGTGTGACGGCGAGTCACAAGACCGCCTCCTTCGAATTGCTCGAACGCCTGAGCCGCACCCCCGACGACGTCGCTCCCACCATCGTGGGCATGACGCCGTGCGTGCAGGGTGCGGTCGTGCTGGCGACGTGCAACCGGTTCGAGGCGTACGTGGAAATGGACGAACCGGTCACCGCCGCCGGCGCCATCGGCGTCGAAGCCGTGATCGAAGCTGTCGAGTCCGCGACCGGAATCTCGGCCGCCGACCTCGACGGCGCCTACACCGTGCACTCGGGGCGCCGCGTCGCCGAGCACCTCTTCTCCGTCGCGTCCGGTCTCGAGTCCGTCGTCTCCGGCGAGGGCGAGATCGCAGGGCAAGTCCGCCGCGCTCTCAAGTCCGCCCGCAAGGACGGCACCACTTCGCCCGAGCTCGAGCGCCTCTTCCAGCGCGCCAGCCAGGCCCAGCGCAAGGTCAAGAACGTCACGGCCCTCGGTCGCGCCGGCCGCTCGCTCGTGCGTCTCGCGCTCGAGCTGGCAGACAGCCGCATCGCCGACTGGTCCGCCGAACGCGTGCTGCTGGTCGGCACCGGTGCCTACGCCGCGGTCACCCTCGCCACGCTCCGCGAACGCGGTGCCGTGAACATCTCGGTGTACTCACCTTCCGGCCGCGCCGAGGTGTTCGCCGCGAAGCACGGCATCCGTCCGATCGCCGCCGACGAGTACGCCCGCACCGCGGCACGGTCGAGCCTGCTCATCACCTGCACCACGGCGACGGAGCCCGTGCTCGGCCCCGAGCACCTGCAGCTGCCGACCGGCCCCGCCGCGGCGGGCTGCCCCGTGGGCGCACACCGTCAGCTCGTCGTCGACCTGGGCATGCCGCGAAACGTCGACCCCGCCATCGCCGGCCTCGAGGGTGTGGCCCTGCTCGATCTCGAGACCATCCGTCTGCACGCACCGCTCGAAGAGCTGCAGGCGACGGATGCCGCGCGCAGCGTGGTCCGGGAAGCCGCCGAGACCTTCCACGTCGTGGGCGCCCGCCAGAGCGTCACGCCGTCGGTGGTGGCGCTGCGGTCGCACATCTTCGAGCTCCTCGAACGCGAGATCGACCGTGCCCGCGCGCGCGGCGACGAGGACGGCAAGGTCGAGCAGGCCCTGCGTCACCTCTCCGGCGTGCTCCTGCACACCCCGACCGTGCGCGCCCACGAGCTCGCCGCGGCCGGCCGCGCCGACGAGTTCACCGCGGCGCTCGCCGCCCTGTACGGCATCGCCCCCGAAGCCGACGCTGCAGACGACGCCGCGACCGCCTGA
- the hemE gene encoding uroporphyrinogen decarboxylase, whose product MALSDAPLLRALAGDRPPHAPVWFMRQAGRSLPEYRDLRVGTRMLDACLTPDLAAEITLQPVRRHGVDAAVFFSDIVIPLRLAGVEVEIEPGRGPVFANPVRTAADVDRITAIDPDDLDGTAIAEAVRLVTAELGDTPLIGFAGAPFTLAAYLVEGGPSKEHLRARAMMHSDPASWNRLAGWLAQVSRRFLETQRDAGASVVQLFDSWAGSLSTADYRAFVAPHSHAALAGIGLPTIHFGVGTGPFLADMRLDGVADGVGVDWRQPLDEAAAILGPDVTVQGNIDPALLSAPWSVLEAHVRDVVERGRAARAHILNLGHGVPPETDPDQLTRIVELAHTI is encoded by the coding sequence ATGGCCCTCTCCGACGCCCCGCTCCTGCGCGCCCTCGCCGGCGACCGTCCCCCTCACGCCCCGGTGTGGTTCATGCGGCAGGCCGGCCGGTCGCTTCCCGAGTACCGCGACCTGCGCGTCGGGACCCGGATGCTCGACGCCTGCCTCACCCCCGATCTCGCCGCCGAGATCACCCTGCAGCCGGTGCGCCGCCACGGGGTCGACGCGGCCGTGTTCTTCAGCGACATCGTCATCCCGCTGCGCCTGGCCGGCGTCGAGGTGGAGATCGAGCCCGGTCGCGGCCCGGTGTTCGCGAACCCGGTGCGCACGGCGGCCGACGTCGACCGCATCACCGCCATCGACCCGGACGACCTGGACGGCACGGCGATCGCCGAGGCTGTGCGGCTCGTCACGGCCGAGCTCGGCGACACCCCGCTGATCGGATTCGCAGGAGCGCCCTTCACGCTCGCGGCCTACCTCGTCGAGGGCGGCCCCTCGAAGGAGCACCTGCGTGCGCGGGCGATGATGCACTCGGATCCGGCGTCCTGGAACCGGCTCGCCGGCTGGCTCGCCCAGGTCTCGCGCCGCTTCCTGGAGACCCAGCGCGATGCCGGGGCGTCCGTCGTCCAGCTCTTCGACAGCTGGGCCGGGTCCCTCAGCACCGCCGACTACCGCGCCTTCGTCGCCCCGCATTCGCACGCGGCGCTTGCGGGCATCGGACTGCCGACCATCCACTTCGGCGTCGGGACCGGACCGTTCCTCGCCGATATGCGCCTCGACGGTGTGGCCGATGGCGTCGGCGTCGACTGGCGCCAGCCGCTCGACGAAGCCGCCGCGATCCTCGGACCGGACGTGACGGTGCAGGGCAACATCGACCCCGCGCTGCTCTCAGCCCCCTGGTCGGTGCTGGAGGCGCACGTGCGCGACGTCGTCGAGCGCGGCCGTGCGGCGCGCGCCCACATCCTCAACCTCGGCCACGGCGTGCCCCCGGAGACCGACCCCGACCAGCTCACCCGCATCGTCGAGCTGGCGCACACGATCTGA